The genome window TCCAGGTTTTATCATGGTTTTACACACTCATGGAAAACTAAACCAGTTCCACCCTCATATTCATGTTCTTATTACTGATGGGGGATTCGATAAATCTAATAACAAATGGGTTCTTTCTCAAAATAAACTTTTTGATTTTTTCCAGTTCAATTCTATTTACAAAGTCATTCTAAAGAAAGAACTTCTCTCTTTTTACAAAAAACATCTTTCTTTAGGAAACTCTTTTCTAGACTTAATCAATTCTAATTACAAAATGTTCGCTTTTACTTCAGAAAAAATCTCTGAGCCATACCACGTCATCGACTACTTTACTAAATCAATAAAAGGGTCTAACTTAAATGAACAGGATCTTAATACCGATGATGAGATCGTCTCCATTAATGTAGGGAATCTTTCTTCTGATTTGTCCCAAAAAAACTTCATCAAACGTTATCTTTTACATGTTTTGCCTAGCGGAACTAAATCAATTCGCTATTTTGGGATCTATTCTCATAAAGCTAAGAAATGTCTTAATTCTGCAAAACTACATTTCCCTGGAACAAAAAACTTGGATGCTATTACAAACATTCATCCAGAAAACTTCGAACATGAGTCCGATTATTTGCCTTACAAGTTTTGTCCTATCTGTAAAAAACATATGATTCTCATTGAGAAAACTTTACCTTTCCAGATGCCTTTATATGTCGGACATACTTTTGGAGACGAACCACCTAATCTGGAATTCTTTAACTCCATCGCGGCTTAAATTTATGACTCATTTTTGGGTATACATTCTCCATTACTCTCCCAAACTGGGTCACTACGTATAACAGCCGCTAACCACTTCGCTTCGGGACTTGCGCCCTCGCTCGGTCTACGACACATAGGCTTCTGGCACTCCTCTTGCTTACGCAAGCCTCGTGCCAGTCCCTAACGTCCCGTCCGGGACTCAGGGCCAGCCTACGTCGGTTAGCTAGTTCGTTAT of Leptospira bandrabouensis contains these proteins:
- a CDS encoding IS91 family transposase, with protein sequence KNLVINTDHYHLVFKLPTFCYPFVNTFYKDFLNLLFEASKKTIYKIIKLSLDKDVIPGFIMVLHTHGKLNQFHPHIHVLITDGGFDKSNNKWVLSQNKLFDFFQFNSIYKVILKKELLSFYKKHLSLGNSFLDLINSNYKMFAFTSEKISEPYHVIDYFTKSIKGSNLNEQDLNTDDEIVSINVGNLSSDLSQKNFIKRYLLHVLPSGTKSIRYFGIYSHKAKKCLNSAKLHFPGTKNLDAITNIHPENFEHESDYLPYKFCPICKKHMILIEKTLPFQMPLYVGHTFGDEPPNLEFFNSIAA